A single genomic interval of Chryseobacterium paludis harbors:
- the argS gene encoding arginine--tRNA ligase yields MNIKDIIEEKLSEVILNVYQLKEINLEVQENKTEYEGDFTIVTFPLVKQLKKNPESIGIELGESLTAQTDVFESFNVVKGFLNVKVKNQFFVDQLRSVTDGFSKIEKKDATVMVEYSSPNTNKPLHLGHIRNNLLGFSVAQILKEAGYDVIKSQIINDRGIHICKSMLAWEKFGNGETPETTHTKGDKFVGNYYVEFDKNYKKEIAELVEKGIGEDEAKKEAPLMKEAQKMLLDWENGDEKVRSLWNEMNSWVYKGFNETYKRLGVDFDQVQYESNTYILGKDLIQEGLEKGILYQKEDGSVWCDLTDEGLDQKLLLRSDGTSVYMTQDLGTAVERFKQNNIQKLIYTVGNEQDYHFQVLFKILKKLGYAWADQLFHLSYGMVELPEGKMKSREGTVVDADDLMQEMYATAKSKAQELGKLEHLSDEDKETSYETVGLGALKYFMLKVDPKKKMLFNPADSIDFNGNTGPFIQYTYARIQSLLTKAMYAQKEVANVELNQSEKELIMQLANYKTVVARAAETLSPALVANYLYDLVKSYNSFYQNNPIMIQEDENVKQTRLNLSDLTAQTIKKSLGLLGIGTVNRM; encoded by the coding sequence ATGAATATTAAAGATATAATAGAGGAAAAACTTTCGGAAGTCATTTTAAATGTATATCAGTTAAAAGAAATTAATCTGGAGGTTCAGGAAAATAAAACTGAGTATGAAGGAGATTTTACGATTGTTACCTTTCCACTAGTTAAACAATTAAAGAAAAATCCCGAAAGTATAGGAATAGAATTAGGAGAATCTTTAACAGCACAAACAGATGTGTTTGAAAGCTTTAATGTGGTTAAAGGATTTCTGAATGTTAAAGTTAAAAACCAATTCTTTGTAGATCAATTGAGATCTGTAACTGATGGTTTCTCAAAAATTGAAAAGAAAGATGCAACAGTGATGGTAGAATATTCTTCTCCAAATACTAACAAACCACTGCATTTAGGACATATTAGAAATAATTTATTAGGTTTCTCTGTTGCTCAAATTCTAAAAGAGGCAGGATATGATGTGATCAAGTCACAGATCATTAATGATAGAGGGATTCATATTTGTAAATCGATGTTGGCTTGGGAAAAGTTTGGAAATGGGGAAACACCTGAGACAACCCATACCAAAGGAGATAAGTTTGTTGGAAATTATTATGTAGAATTTGATAAAAATTACAAAAAAGAAATAGCCGAGCTTGTTGAGAAGGGAATAGGAGAGGATGAGGCGAAGAAAGAGGCTCCTTTAATGAAGGAAGCTCAAAAGATGTTGCTGGACTGGGAAAATGGTGATGAAAAAGTAAGAAGCCTGTGGAATGAAATGAACTCTTGGGTCTATAAAGGGTTTAATGAAACTTATAAGAGACTAGGCGTTGATTTTGACCAGGTTCAATACGAAAGCAATACCTATATTTTAGGAAAGGATCTTATCCAGGAAGGCTTGGAGAAAGGGATTCTATATCAAAAAGAAGACGGATCGGTTTGGTGTGATCTTACAGATGAAGGATTGGATCAAAAGCTTTTATTACGCTCTGATGGGACTTCTGTTTATATGACTCAGGACTTGGGAACTGCGGTTGAAAGATTTAAGCAAAATAATATTCAAAAGCTAATTTATACGGTAGGGAATGAACAGGATTATCATTTCCAGGTTTTATTTAAAATCCTGAAAAAATTAGGCTATGCCTGGGCTGATCAATTATTCCACTTATCTTATGGAATGGTGGAACTTCCTGAAGGAAAAATGAAATCCCGTGAAGGAACTGTTGTAGATGCTGATGATTTGATGCAGGAAATGTATGCAACAGCGAAATCTAAGGCGCAGGAATTAGGAAAACTTGAACACCTGTCTGATGAAGATAAAGAAACATCCTACGAGACTGTTGGATTGGGAGCATTAAAGTATTTTATGCTAAAGGTAGATCCTAAGAAAAAAATGCTGTTTAACCCGGCAGACAGTATTGATTTTAACGGAAATACAGGTCCTTTTATTCAATATACCTATGCTCGTATTCAATCTTTATTAACAAAAGCAATGTACGCTCAAAAAGAAGTAGCTAATGTTGAATTAAATCAATCTGAAAAGGAACTGATCATGCAATTAGCCAATTATAAAACGGTAGTTGCTAGAGCAGCAGAAACATTAAGCCCAGCCTTAGTTGCTAATTACCTTTACGATCTTGTAAAATCTTACAATTCTTTCTATCAGAATAATCCTATTATGATTCAGGAAGATGAGAATGTAAAACAGACCCGATTAAATCTATCAGATCTAACGGCTCAGACAATAAAGAAATCTTTAGGATTACTGGGAATAGGAACCGTAAACAGAATGTAA
- a CDS encoding cbb3-type cytochrome c oxidase N-terminal domain-containing protein gives MKTRTPISIYIIVTIGLTIMAFEMFAQDSGYFTSPFFWALLLIAIILLLIMNSIGDLVENEQFSRLTENEKKEYLTEKNISYFQKLWNSAFKKQSQTEEKDILIDHGFDGITELDNSLPKWWIGLFYFGIVFCAIYMIAFAFTDYAHPDVEYDKETKTMLASIVEYEKNAPTIDLETAKYSADNIAEGEQLFKTNCVTCHGDGAKGGIGPNLTDKHWINIKEKSLFKNVFWMLENGSPNNPTMRPFIKEGTITGRDAEKIAAYIYHINQETSPITQALGGAAPQGEEVKWENNNE, from the coding sequence ATGAAAACGAGAACACCCATTTCAATATATATCATTGTAACCATCGGGCTAACCATTATGGCATTTGAGATGTTCGCACAGGATTCGGGTTATTTCACATCTCCTTTCTTCTGGGCATTATTACTCATTGCAATCATCCTGCTTTTGATTATGAATTCTATAGGAGATCTGGTGGAAAATGAACAGTTCAGCAGATTAACAGAAAATGAAAAGAAAGAATATCTGACAGAAAAGAATATTTCCTATTTTCAAAAGCTTTGGAATTCTGCGTTTAAGAAACAGTCGCAGACTGAAGAAAAAGACATTCTCATCGATCATGGTTTTGATGGAATTACTGAACTTGATAATTCTTTACCAAAATGGTGGATTGGATTATTCTATTTTGGAATTGTCTTCTGCGCCATCTATATGATTGCTTTTGCATTTACAGATTACGCGCATCCTGATGTGGAATATGACAAGGAAACAAAAACGATGCTTGCATCGATTGTAGAATATGAAAAAAATGCACCTACTATTGATTTAGAAACAGCAAAATACAGTGCTGACAATATCGCAGAAGGTGAACAGCTTTTCAAAACCAACTGTGTAACCTGCCATGGAGATGGTGCAAAAGGAGGAATCGGACCAAATCTTACTGATAAGCACTGGATTAATATCAAAGAAAAAAGCCTTTTTAAGAATGTTTTCTGGATGCTTGAAAACGGTTCTCCAAATAATCCTACCATGAGACCTTTCATTAAGGAAGGAACGATCACAGGAAGGGATGCCGAAAAAATTGCAGCTTACATATACCATATCAATCAGGAAACAAGTCCGATTACCCAAGCTCTGGGCGGGGCGGCTCCACAAGGAGAAGAAGTAAAATGGGAAAACAATAATGAATAA
- the tamL gene encoding translocation and assembly module lipoprotein TamL, giving the protein MGNKLKKYFTYFFASGLTAVSLSCSNTRFLKEGQMLYTGAEVKIDNDTIPKKDKKELQAALEENLIPKPNSTLLGLRPRLYFYNIAKEPKKDKGFNYWLKYKIGEKPVLLGDVDREFNKDIIVNYSENKGYFNAKATYDTISKNKKARVIYTLKPGAQYLISSVKFQQDSSVVNHEIQNLKEKTLLKNGNPFDLGVIKTERDRIDNGLKEKGFYYFHPDNIIVQADSTVTKNHKVELNVKLKEDTPDLATQQFSIDKVIVFPTYNLQDVKKGKYSVPMNKDSLSKYAYNDIYVIDPQHKFKPKIFDRALYFEKGDLYNRTDHNLSLNRLISLGVFKFVKNEFIVSDSLQHKFDAYYLLTPREVQSLRLEALGRTNSASYAGSELNLNWTHRNFFKGAEQFKAAIYGAFDVQMGGQSQAKNMYRAGANVQLSIPRIVAPFRFHSSSAFVPRTNITLGYEFQNRTEYYTLNNFTASFGYVWKENARKEHDLKVLDITLVSPANVTPLYQSIATTPAMQRVVEEQLIFGPTYSYTYTNTMLPKTNTFYYKGTLDLAGNITGLVTGASAKKGKQKEIFGVPFSQYAKMENDFRFYHKFSEKTNFASRIIAGIAYPYGNSEYIPFSKQFFVGGSNSIRAFRARTLGPGSYDPRGLNEKLSFDQSGDIKLEMNAEYRANLYKFLNVAAFIDAGNVWLIKDKDNDRPGGTFSKDFLSEIAVGAGVGLRLDFSILILRLDLAMPLRVPYYEKGDRWTFNRINFGDGSWRKDNLVLNIAIGYPF; this is encoded by the coding sequence ATGGGAAATAAACTCAAAAAATACTTTACATATTTTTTCGCTTCAGGACTTACTGCAGTTAGTCTTTCGTGTAGCAATACCAGATTTCTTAAGGAAGGGCAGATGCTTTATACCGGCGCAGAAGTAAAGATTGACAATGATACCATCCCTAAAAAAGATAAAAAAGAACTTCAGGCTGCTCTGGAGGAAAATCTAATTCCTAAACCGAACTCAACCCTACTTGGGCTACGTCCCAGGTTATACTTTTACAATATTGCCAAAGAACCTAAAAAAGATAAGGGTTTCAACTACTGGTTAAAATACAAGATCGGTGAAAAACCGGTTCTATTAGGTGATGTTGATCGTGAATTCAATAAAGATATCATTGTCAACTATTCTGAAAATAAGGGATATTTTAACGCTAAAGCAACCTATGATACGATTTCAAAAAACAAGAAGGCAAGAGTTATTTATACTCTAAAACCTGGTGCTCAGTATTTAATCAGTAGTGTGAAATTTCAGCAGGATTCTTCTGTGGTCAACCATGAGATTCAAAATTTAAAAGAAAAAACCCTGCTTAAAAATGGAAATCCGTTTGATCTGGGCGTTATCAAAACTGAGCGGGATCGAATTGATAATGGTTTGAAGGAAAAGGGTTTTTATTATTTCCATCCCGATAATATTATTGTTCAGGCAGACAGTACAGTGACCAAGAATCATAAAGTAGAGCTTAATGTAAAATTAAAAGAGGACACTCCTGATCTGGCTACCCAACAATTCAGTATCGACAAAGTGATTGTTTTCCCTACTTATAATCTTCAGGATGTAAAAAAGGGTAAATACAGTGTTCCAATGAACAAGGATTCTCTTTCAAAGTATGCTTATAATGACATATATGTGATTGACCCACAACATAAATTTAAACCTAAAATTTTCGATAGGGCATTATACTTTGAGAAAGGAGATTTGTACAACCGTACCGATCACAATCTTTCATTAAACCGTTTAATCAGCTTAGGCGTTTTTAAATTTGTAAAAAATGAATTCATTGTTTCAGATTCTCTACAGCATAAATTTGATGCTTACTATTTATTGACGCCAAGAGAAGTACAATCTCTTCGTCTGGAAGCTTTAGGAAGAACCAATTCTGCCAGCTATGCAGGTAGTGAGTTGAATCTAAACTGGACGCATCGAAATTTTTTCAAAGGTGCTGAACAATTTAAAGCAGCTATTTATGGAGCTTTTGATGTACAGATGGGTGGCCAGTCACAGGCTAAAAACATGTATCGTGCCGGAGCAAATGTACAGTTGTCTATTCCTAGAATAGTTGCCCCATTCAGATTCCACTCTTCCAGCGCTTTTGTCCCAAGGACCAATATAACTCTTGGGTATGAATTCCAAAACCGTACTGAATATTACACACTTAATAATTTTACAGCTTCATTCGGATATGTATGGAAGGAAAATGCAAGAAAAGAACATGACTTAAAAGTTCTAGATATAACTTTAGTTTCACCAGCTAATGTCACTCCATTATATCAATCAATAGCGACTACTCCTGCTATGCAAAGAGTAGTCGAAGAGCAACTTATTTTTGGTCCTACTTATTCATATACCTATACGAATACTATGTTGCCAAAAACAAATACCTTCTATTACAAGGGCACACTTGATTTGGCGGGAAATATTACAGGCTTAGTAACAGGAGCCAGCGCAAAAAAAGGGAAACAAAAAGAAATCTTTGGAGTTCCGTTCAGTCAGTATGCAAAAATGGAAAACGATTTCAGATTCTATCACAAGTTTTCAGAAAAAACTAACTTCGCTTCACGAATTATAGCCGGTATTGCTTACCCTTATGGGAATTCAGAATACATCCCTTTTTCCAAACAATTTTTTGTAGGCGGAAGTAACAGTATTCGAGCGTTTCGAGCAAGAACCTTAGGACCTGGAAGCTATGATCCAAGAGGCTTAAATGAGAAGCTTTCGTTTGATCAATCGGGGGATATCAAATTAGAGATGAATGCAGAATATCGTGCTAATCTTTATAAATTTTTAAATGTAGCCGCGTTTATAGACGCTGGAAATGTTTGGTTAATTAAGGATAAGGACAATGACCGCCCAGGTGGAACATTTTCAAAAGATTTTTTGAGTGAAATTGCTGTAGGTGCCGGAGTTGGTCTAAGACTTGATTTCTCAATATTAATTTTAAGATTAGACTTAGCAATGCCCCTTCGTGTTCCTTACTATGAAAAAGGAGACAGATGGACTTTTAACAGGATCAATTTTGGAGATGGCAGCTGGAGAAAAGATAATCTTGTTTTAAATATAGCAATCGGATATCCATTTTAA
- a CDS encoding YihY/virulence factor BrkB family protein, whose product MINNIKFFWEVLKDTFAEWNSSTASRDSASLAYYAIFSIPGLLIIIIWIAGNFFGEEAIRGQISTQISGLMGNDVAKSVENMIAGALIDKQNIFMKAVGIGSLVFGSTTLFFQLQHSLNTLWDVQSAPKKALIKFLLDRANSLGMILILGFLLMITMILSSAISLFNTWITNYFGFETYMLVELVNFAVGFALVMLLFALMFKFLPDVQINWRPVWKGAILTTLLFTLGKFLLSLYFSNFKPTSTFGTAGTVILIMMWINYSCMLIFFGAEFTKVYSYKRGYKIVPSKHAKWSDAKLYEDSHKNQPKQNESAS is encoded by the coding sequence ATGATCAACAATATAAAATTTTTCTGGGAGGTTTTAAAAGACACATTTGCAGAATGGAACAGTTCTACCGCATCAAGAGATTCGGCGAGTTTAGCATATTATGCGATCTTTTCTATTCCGGGATTATTAATTATTATCATATGGATTGCCGGAAACTTTTTCGGGGAAGAAGCCATCCGTGGGCAGATCAGTACTCAGATCAGTGGATTGATGGGAAATGATGTTGCCAAAAGTGTAGAAAATATGATTGCCGGCGCATTGATCGACAAACAGAACATTTTCATGAAGGCAGTAGGAATAGGCTCTTTGGTCTTTGGTTCCACCACATTATTTTTTCAATTGCAACATTCTTTAAATACCCTTTGGGATGTACAATCAGCACCAAAAAAAGCATTAATTAAATTTCTTCTTGACAGAGCCAATTCCCTGGGAATGATCCTCATCCTTGGATTTTTATTAATGATCACCATGATCCTTTCTTCAGCAATAAGCCTTTTTAATACCTGGATCACAAATTATTTTGGTTTTGAAACTTATATGCTGGTGGAATTGGTAAATTTTGCTGTTGGCTTTGCTCTTGTGATGCTGTTATTCGCCCTAATGTTTAAATTTCTACCTGATGTACAAATCAACTGGAGACCGGTCTGGAAAGGTGCTATATTGACGACCCTTTTGTTTACATTAGGTAAGTTTTTATTGAGTCTTTACTTTAGTAATTTCAAACCAACCTCAACTTTTGGAACCGCAGGAACTGTTATTCTTATTATGATGTGGATCAATTATTCCTGTATGCTGATATTTTTCGGAGCAGAATTTACAAAAGTATACTCTTACAAAAGAGGATATAAAATTGTTCCTTCCAAACATGCCAAGTGGAGTGACGCCAAATTATATGAAGACAGTCACAAAAATCAACCTAAACAAAACGAATCTGCTTCATAA
- a CDS encoding translocation/assembly module TamB has translation MKLKINKRKLLRRFAITIISILVLLALLILSLRLPAVQNFIKDKLIVYLEKKIKTKVSLEKVYIGFPNSLVMENLYLKGQDIDTLLAVKKLDVGLNMLKLINSTADITSVDLEGVKANVVRKKHGKFNFDYIIDAFATSDKEESPSKPFIISLDKINLKDIGVTFNDQQSGNDIKLYFKSFDTRVKTFDLNKNNYAVNDINLDGLKLKLKQDLVEEVSKKVEKKVDSLNQKKSMNIGLRGIKLTNFDIDYGDDNTKTFAKVLFKELSTKVNKLDLDNNSYNVSNIILSGADINANLYLPAQNANPKKEEATSPGSSEKEKAMKVLLGKLVLNDVKVAYHNTAIAPTKQGMDFNHLNFSKMNVEVRSFKMENNTFAGTVNSAEIQEGRGLDIQKFNTDFVYGEKEAYLKDLYLQTPKTILRDEVILQYNSIEQLTSNLGAVKISANIHDSKIGFSDILNLVPTLGNTVPFNKYPNTILAVNANVKGSVNDLLIQDLKVAGLDQLRVAASGRIRNAMNPDQLYYDLKIEEFSSSAKTIYNLVPKNTIPSNISLPSNFSIKGTAKGTTKLVNTNLNLYSTLGNAAIIANVDMRRKNYELYDIKANLQGIQVGKIIQNKDIGSVTAQISAKGESFDFKKAKADLKGHVASATYKGYQYRDMNLTGKINNGAYHILLDSNDPNANLKLTASGVYNEKNPTVKVNGDIIKLDLNKLGFYEKQMIIGGKIDGDFTNLDPDHLNGYLNLQNFAFSDTKEVYPIQEVHLKASSANDSTNIVFNSQIADVELKGKYKLTQIFGSLTQTINQYYQFQKPDKTQKIDAGQYFTFNAKVKNDDLIRKFVPDLKSFETINLVGNYNADSQKIEIDGQIPQLLYGENSIENATLKVTNENQALQYNLNVAALKSSSLALNKINIGGDVSNNIINYNITTKDQKDVTQFLIAGNAKSLNDITEVSLNPDGLKLNYNDWTVAEGNKIQIGSKGIVADNFKLSNAGSEISLQSESESANSPLNISLKDFKIETITEIIKKDSLLAKGTINGTAQLRDLTKDMTFTSDLNISDLFVYGNPIGNLAVKVNSTSSKLLNADIALSGNNNDVKIAGNYNTSSSTFDLNMAINKLQMKSVQGFSMNAITNTEGYLSGNLNITGSTDKPNILGKVKFNNVGLEIAKTGSDFRKLNDEIDFTNRGIEFNKFKINDKDGNALVVNGQVLTQTYRDFAFNLDVNAKGFKVVNSEKSNDAMMYGTLAIDAGLHIRGNLDLPKVDGRLAVTDNTDFTFVLPQSSPSLQERDGIVEFVDQDQVVLNKTIKADSLKAQSRIKGMDVSVNIEVSKEAKMSIIIDKANGDFVQLQGEAQLTGGVDPSGKTTLVGVYQVEKGSYDLSVSLLKRKFDIQKGSTITWTGEPTAAIMDITAVYKADVAPIDLVEQQISGESSSTINQFKQRIPFNTLLKMSGELLKPQITFDITTDKKNSSVSSTVTDLVDQKLTQLRTQESEMNKQVFALLLLNRFIGENPFQSGAGMSAEAMARQSVSKILSQQLNNLASGLIKGVDLNFGLDSSEDYSTGQKNTRTDLNVDISKKLLNDRLKVTVGSNFGLEGDARQNETTNNIAGNVTVDYSLSKDGRYMLRAYRKDEYQVALQGQIIETGVGFIITLDYDQFRDIFKKSKKDRPKKENKNNQVVEFK, from the coding sequence TTGAAACTAAAAATTAATAAAAGAAAACTCCTGAGGCGCTTTGCCATTACCATTATATCAATATTGGTACTTCTTGCCCTACTTATACTAAGTTTGCGTCTTCCAGCGGTTCAAAACTTTATTAAAGACAAACTTATTGTCTACCTCGAGAAAAAAATCAAAACAAAAGTCAGCCTTGAAAAGGTTTATATAGGATTCCCTAACAGTCTTGTTATGGAAAATCTTTATTTAAAAGGTCAGGATATTGATACCCTTCTAGCTGTTAAAAAACTGGATGTTGGATTAAATATGCTTAAACTCATCAATTCTACTGCGGATATTACTTCTGTCGATCTTGAAGGTGTGAAGGCTAATGTGGTCAGAAAAAAACATGGGAAATTTAATTTCGATTATATTATTGATGCTTTTGCCACTTCAGATAAGGAAGAAAGCCCTTCAAAACCATTTATTATTTCACTTGATAAAATCAACTTAAAAGATATTGGGGTTACTTTTAATGATCAGCAATCAGGAAATGACATAAAATTATACTTCAAATCTTTCGATACAAGAGTAAAAACTTTTGATTTAAATAAAAATAATTACGCAGTCAATGACATTAATCTGGATGGATTAAAACTAAAATTAAAACAAGATCTCGTAGAAGAAGTTTCGAAGAAAGTTGAGAAAAAAGTTGATTCTTTAAATCAGAAAAAATCAATGAATATTGGTTTGAGAGGAATCAAACTAACCAATTTTGATATTGATTACGGTGATGACAATACAAAAACTTTTGCAAAGGTTTTATTTAAAGAACTAAGTACAAAGGTCAATAAACTGGATCTGGATAATAATTCCTATAATGTGTCAAATATTATTCTTTCCGGAGCAGATATCAATGCCAATCTTTATTTACCTGCCCAAAATGCTAATCCAAAAAAAGAAGAAGCCACCTCACCAGGAAGCTCAGAAAAGGAAAAAGCAATGAAAGTACTTTTGGGTAAACTGGTTCTTAATGATGTAAAAGTAGCTTACCATAATACCGCAATCGCTCCTACCAAACAGGGGATGGACTTCAACCACCTTAATTTTTCAAAAATGAATGTTGAGGTCCGAAGTTTCAAAATGGAAAACAACACCTTTGCAGGAACGGTAAATTCAGCAGAAATCCAGGAAGGACGTGGTCTGGATATTCAAAAATTTAACACAGATTTTGTTTATGGAGAAAAGGAAGCCTATCTTAAAGATCTATACTTACAGACTCCAAAAACAATATTAAGAGATGAGGTTATTTTACAATATAATTCTATTGAACAGCTGACTTCTAATCTTGGGGCCGTAAAAATATCTGCTAATATCCATGATTCTAAAATAGGTTTTTCTGACATTCTAAATTTAGTTCCGACCTTAGGAAACACTGTTCCATTCAATAAATACCCCAATACCATACTTGCTGTAAATGCAAATGTAAAAGGAAGTGTGAATGATTTATTGATTCAGGATTTAAAAGTTGCAGGATTGGATCAGTTAAGGGTTGCAGCATCAGGAAGAATCAGAAATGCCATGAACCCTGATCAATTGTATTATGATTTAAAAATTGAAGAATTTTCTTCATCAGCAAAAACGATCTATAATCTGGTTCCTAAAAATACTATACCATCCAATATTTCATTACCTTCTAATTTCAGTATAAAAGGAACTGCAAAAGGAACTACCAAACTGGTCAATACCAATCTTAATCTTTATTCTACTCTAGGGAATGCAGCTATCATTGCCAATGTAGATATGCGTAGAAAAAATTACGAATTATATGATATAAAAGCCAATCTTCAAGGAATACAGGTTGGAAAGATCATTCAGAATAAAGATATTGGATCAGTTACTGCACAGATTTCCGCAAAGGGAGAAAGTTTTGATTTCAAAAAAGCAAAAGCGGATCTTAAGGGTCATGTTGCTTCCGCCACATATAAAGGCTATCAGTACCGCGACATGAATTTGACCGGAAAAATAAATAATGGTGCTTATCATATTCTTTTAGATTCTAATGATCCGAATGCCAATCTGAAATTGACCGCTTCCGGAGTTTATAATGAGAAGAATCCTACAGTAAAGGTTAATGGAGATATTATCAAACTAGATCTTAATAAACTTGGGTTCTATGAAAAACAAATGATCATTGGAGGGAAAATTGATGGTGACTTCACCAATCTGGACCCTGATCATTTGAATGGATATTTAAATCTTCAGAACTTCGCATTTTCAGATACCAAAGAGGTTTATCCTATTCAGGAAGTACATTTGAAAGCAAGTTCAGCAAATGATTCAACGAATATTGTTTTCAATTCTCAAATCGCAGATGTAGAACTGAAAGGAAAATATAAATTGACTCAGATATTTGGATCATTAACCCAAACTATTAATCAATATTATCAATTTCAGAAACCCGATAAAACTCAAAAGATTGATGCTGGTCAGTATTTTACATTTAATGCGAAGGTTAAAAATGACGATCTGATCAGAAAATTTGTTCCTGATCTGAAAAGTTTTGAAACCATCAATTTAGTTGGAAATTACAATGCCGATTCTCAAAAGATTGAAATTGATGGACAGATCCCACAGTTATTATACGGAGAGAATTCAATTGAAAATGCAACGTTAAAAGTAACCAACGAGAATCAGGCATTACAATACAACCTGAATGTTGCTGCCCTAAAAAGTTCGAGTCTTGCTTTAAATAAAATTAATATCGGAGGTGATGTTTCGAACAATATCATTAATTACAATATCACAACCAAAGATCAAAAAGATGTTACTCAATTTCTGATTGCCGGAAATGCAAAATCATTAAATGACATTACAGAAGTTTCTCTGAATCCGGATGGTTTAAAATTAAATTATAATGACTGGACAGTTGCTGAAGGAAATAAAATCCAAATTGGCAGTAAGGGGATTGTAGCTGATAATTTTAAACTTTCAAATGCCGGAAGTGAGATTTCTCTGCAGTCAGAAAGTGAATCTGCCAACAGTCCTTTAAATATCTCATTGAAAGATTTCAAAATCGAAACCATCACCGAGATCATTAAGAAAGACTCTCTTTTAGCTAAAGGAACCATTAACGGGACTGCTCAGCTTCGGGATTTAACAAAAGATATGACATTCACTTCTGATCTCAATATTTCAGATCTGTTCGTGTATGGAAATCCAATTGGAAATCTAGCTGTAAAGGTAAACAGCACATCATCTAAACTTTTAAATGCTGATATTGCGCTTTCCGGAAATAACAATGATGTGAAAATTGCTGGAAATTACAACACTTCTTCCAGCACATTTGATCTGAATATGGCCATCAATAAGCTTCAGATGAAAAGTGTTCAAGGATTCTCCATGAATGCCATTACCAATACAGAGGGTTATCTTTCCGGAAATCTGAATATAACCGGGAGTACAGATAAACCTAATATCTTGGGTAAAGTGAAATTTAATAATGTAGGTCTTGAAATCGCTAAAACGGGAAGTGATTTCAGAAAGCTGAATGATGAAATTGATTTTACAAACAGAGGCATTGAGTTTAATAAATTTAAAATCAATGATAAAGATGGAAATGCACTTGTTGTAAACGGTCAGGTTCTTACACAAACATATCGGGATTTCGCATTCAACCTTGATGTTAATGCTAAAGGTTTCAAGGTAGTCAATTCTGAAAAATCTAATGACGCCATGATGTATGGAACACTTGCGATTGATGCGGGGTTACATATTCGAGGAAACTTAGACTTACCAAAAGTGGATGGAAGATTGGCTGTGACTGACAATACAGATTTCACTTTTGTACTGCCTCAATCCAGTCCTTCATTACAGGAAAGAGATGGAATTGTAGAATTTGTAGATCAGGATCAGGTTGTTCTCAATAAGACCATTAAAGCCGATTCCTTAAAAGCGCAAAGCCGTATTAAAGGAATGGATGTAAGTGTAAATATCGAAGTAAGCAAAGAAGCTAAAATGTCGATCATCATCGATAAAGCCAACGGTGATTTTGTACAACTTCAGGGGGAAGCACAACTAACTGGTGGGGTTGATCCATCAGGAAAAACGACTTTGGTTGGAGTATATCAGGTAGAAAAAGGATCTTATGACCTTTCCGTAAGTTTACTTAAAAGAAAATTTGACATTCAGAAAGGAAGCACCATTACCTGGACAGGAGAACCTACTGCAGCGATTATGGATATTACTGCCGTCTATAAAGCTGACGTAGCACCTATCGATCTTGTAGAACAACAGATAAGTGGTGAAAGTTCTTCGACTATCAATCAATTTAAACAAAGAATCCCTTTCAATACTTTATTAAAAATGAGTGGTGAATTGCTGAAACCGCAGATTACATTTGATATTACCACTGATAAAAAAAATAGTTCTGTTTCATCAACAGTAACAGATCTTGTTGATCAAAAACTTACCCAGCTCAGAACTCAGGAATCTGAAATGAATAAACAGGTTTTTGCTCTATTATTATTGAATCGTTTTATAGGTGAAAACCCCTTCCAAAGCGGCGCAGGAATGTCTGCTGAGGCAATGGCAAGACAGAGTGTAAGTAAAATTCTTTCCCAACAGCTAAATAACCTTGCTTCAGGCTTGATTAAAGGGGTAGACTTAAATTTTGGACTGGACTCCTCTGAAGATTATTCTACCGGGCAAAAAAATACGAGAACTGATCTTAATGTAGATATCAGCAAAAAACTATTGAATGATCGTCTTAAAGTTACGGTAGGAAGTAATTTCGGTTTGGAAGGTGATGCCAGACAAAATGAGACTACGAACAACATTGCGGGAAATGTAACGGTAGATTACAGCCTCTCCAAAGACGGCAGGTATATGTTGAGAGCTTATCGTAAAGATGAATATCAGGTGGCTCTGCAAGGACAAATTATTGAAACCGGAGTTGGATTTATCATCACATTGGATTATGATCAATTCCGTGATATTTTCAAAAAATCAAAAAAAGACAGACCGAAAAAAGAAAATAAGAATAACCAAGTGGTAGAATTTAAATAA